A part of Ursus arctos isolate Adak ecotype North America chromosome X, UrsArc2.0, whole genome shotgun sequence genomic DNA contains:
- the LOC113248668 gene encoding trophinin-like isoform X5: MDRRNDCGYKMLPFQVAAAVQALADDYLAQLSLEPTTRTRGKTNRKANKLVKYLLVKDQTKIPIKRSDMLKDVIQEYDEYFPEIIERASYTLEKDQGHTQTRSSHGDSVIFMNGNKASEAVIWEVLRKLGLRPGVRHSLFGEVRKLITDEFVKQKYLEYKRVPNNRPPEYEFFWGLRSYHETSKMKVLKFACKVQKKDPKDWAAQYQKAVEMEVQAAAVAAAEAEARAEARAQMGIGEEAVAGPWNWDDMDIDCLTREELGDDAQSWNRFSFEIETRAQENAEASTNIDFSRGASRATFSDSASISFSGAPSPGGGFGGRAGISFGGTPRTSASFSSTASICFSGIPSTSTSFSGAASISFSGAASTSSSFNSEACISFGGTPCTSASFGGGVSSSFSVPLSSSSSFSGGASSGFGGTLSTTAGFSGTLITSSSFGSIPRTSTVFSGALSTSAGFGGTVSTSVCFGGSPSSGASFGGTLNTSICFGSSPSTTTGFDGMLSTSVSFGGSSSTSADFGGTLSTSISFGGSPSTGASFGGAFSTSVGFGGALNTSASFNSAVSTSASFSSAPSTISGFGSVFSTSADFSGALSTTTDFGIAPSTTNGFGGVPSTSLSFGSVSNTNLCFGGPPSTSTCFSGATSASFGDGSSTTAGFIFGNGLSTSAGFSGGLSTSAVFGSGLGTSAIFGNGLSTSAGFGGGLISSNGFGDGLGTNAGFNSILGTSAGFSGGLSISDGFRAGPNNIFNGGPSTIIGLGSGSNTSTGFIGEPCTSTSFSGGPSSIIGFSSGPSTGAGFSSGPRNGAGFGGGATSLGACSFSYG, from the exons ATGGATAGGAGAAATGACTGCGGTTATAAGATGCTCCCATTCCAG GTTGCTGCTGCTGTCCAGGCCCTGGCAGATGACTACCTGGCCCAGTTGAGTCTGGAGCCTACAACCAGGACCCGGGGCAAGACGAACCGAAAG GCAAATAAGTTGGTGAAATACCTGTTGGTTAAGGACCAGACAAAGATCCCCATCAAGCGCTCAG ACATGCTGAAGGATGTCATCCAAGAATATGATGAATATTTCCCAGAGATCATTGAACGAGCAAGCTACACTCTGGAGAAG GACCAAGGACACACCCAAACTAGGTCTTCTCATGGTGATTCTGTCATTTTTATGAATGGCAACAAGGCCAGTGAGG CTGTCATCTGGGAGGTGCTGCGCAAGCTGGGGCTGCGCCCTGG GGTGAGGCACTCGCTCTTTGGGGAAGTAAGGAAGCTCATCACAGACGAGTTTGTGAAGCAGAA GTACCTGGAGTACAAGAGGGTCCCTAACAACAGACCACCTGAATATGAGTTCTTCTGGGGTTTGCGCTCCTACCATGAGACTAGCAAGATGAAAGTCCTCAAGTTTGCATGCAAG GTGCAAAAGAAAGACCCCAAGGACTGGGCTGCTCAGTACCAGAAGGCAGTGGAGATGGAAGTCCAAGCTGCAGCTGTGGCTGCGGCTGAGGCTGAGGCAAGGGCTGAGGCAAGAGCCCAAATGGGGATTGGAGAGGAAGCTGTGGCTGGGCCCTGGAATTGGGATGACATGGATATCGACTGCCTAACAAGGGAAGAGTTAGGCGATGATGCTCAGTCCTGGAAcagattttcatttgaaattgAGACCAGAGCCCAAGAAAATGCAGAAGCCAGCACCAACATCGACTTCAGCAGAGGAGCTAGCAGGGCTACCTTCAGCGATAGTGCTAGTATTAGCTTCAGTGGTGCGCCCAGCCCCGGTGGTGGATTTGGTGGCAGAGCTGGCATTAGCTTTGGTGGCACACCCAGGACCAGTGCCAGCTTCAGCAGTACAGCCAGCATTTGCTTTAGTGGCATTCCCAGCACTAGCACTAGTTTTAGTGGTGCAGCCAGCATTAGCTTCAGTGGTGCAGCTAGCACCAGCTCTAGTTTCAACAGTGAAGCCTGCATTAGCTTTGGTGGCACACCTTGTACCAGTGCCAGCTTTGGTGGTGGGGTCAGCTCCAGTTTCAGTGTCCCACTCAGCAGTAGTTCCAGTTTCAGTGGTGGAGCCAGCTCTGGCTTTGGAGGCACACTCAGCACCACTGCTGGCTTCAGTGGTACACTCATTACCAGTAGCAGCTTTGGCAGTATACCCAGAACCAGCACAGTCTTTAGTGGGGCACTTAGCACCAGCGCTGGATTTGGTGGCACAGTGAGCACTAGTGTCTGCTTTGGTGGCTCTCCCAGCTCTGGTGCAAGCTTTGGTGGCACACTTAATACCAGTATCTGCTTTGGCAGCTCTCCTAGCACCACCACTGGTTTTGATGGAATGCTCAGCACCAGTGTCTCCTTTGGTGGCTCTTCCAGCACCAGCGCTGACTTTGGTGGTACACTAAGCACCAGCATCAGCTTTGGTGGCTCCCCCAGCACTGGTGCCAGCTTTGGTGGTGCATTCAGCACTAGTGTTGGCTTTGGTGGTGCACTCAACACCAGTGCTAGTTTTAACAGTGCTGTCAGCACTAGTGCCAGCTTCAGCAGTGCACCCAGCACCATCTCTGGCTTTGGCAGTGTGTTCAGCACCAGTGCTGACTTCAGTGGGGCACTTAGCACCACTACAGACTTTGGCATTGCCCCCAGTACCACCAATGGCTTTGGTGGAGTTCCCAGCACCAGCCTCTCCTTTGGCAGTGTGTCTAACACCAATCTATGCTTTGGTGGCCCTCCTAGCACTAGCACCTGCTTTAGTGGTGCTACCAGTGCTAGTTTTGGTGATGGATCCAGTACCACTGCTGGTTTCATCTTTGGCAATGGGTTAAGCACCAGTGCTGGATTTAGTGGTGGACTGAGCACCAGTGCTGTCTTCGGTAGTGGACTAGGAACTAGTGCTATCTTCGGTAATGGACTGAGCACCAGTGCTGGCTTTGGTGGTGGACTGATCTCAAGCAATGGCTTTGGTGATGGACTGGGCACCAATGCTGGTTTTAACAGCATACTTGGCACAAGTGCTGGCTTTAGTGGTGGCCTCAGCATCAGTGATGGCTTTCGTGCTGGGCCTAATAACATCTTCAACGGAGGACCAAGTACCATCATTGGCCTTGGCAGTGGTTCCAACACCAGCACTGGCTTTATTGGCGAACCCTGCACCAGCACCAGCTTCAGTGGTGGACCCAGTTCTATCATTGGCTTCAGCAGTGGACCAAGCACAGGTGCTGGCTTCAGCAGTGGACCAAGAAATGGTGCTGGCTTTGGTGGTGGAGCCACCAGCCTTGGTGCCTGTAGCTTCTCCTATGGCTAG
- the LOC113248668 gene encoding trophinin-like isoform X6: protein MDRRNDCGYKMLPFQALADDYLAQLSLEPTTRTRGKTNRKANKLVKYLLVKDQTKIPIKRSDMLKDVIQEYDEYFPEIIERASYTLEKDQGHTQTRSSHGDSVIFMNGNKASEAVIWEVLRKLGLRPGVRHSLFGEVRKLITDEFVKQKYLEYKRVPNNRPPEYEFFWGLRSYHETSKMKVLKFACKVQKKDPKDWAAQYQKAVEMEVQAAAVAAAEAEARAEARAQMGIGEEAVAGPWNWDDMDIDCLTREELGDDAQSWNRFSFEIETRAQENAEASTNIDFSRGASRATFSDSASISFSGAPSPGGGFGGRAGISFGGTPRTSASFSSTASICFSGIPSTSTSFSGAASISFSGAASTSSSFNSEACISFGGTPCTSASFGGGVSSSFSVPLSSSSSFSGGASSGFGGTLSTTAGFSGTLITSSSFGSIPRTSTVFSGALSTSAGFGGTVSTSVCFGGSPSSGASFGGTLNTSICFGSSPSTTTGFDGMLSTSVSFGGSSSTSADFGGTLSTSISFGGSPSTGASFGGAFSTSVGFGGALNTSASFNSAVSTSASFSSAPSTISGFGSVFSTSADFSGALSTTTDFGIAPSTTNGFGGVPSTSLSFGSVSNTNLCFGGPPSTSTCFSGATSASFGDGSSTTAGFIFGNGLSTSAGFSGGLSTSAVFGSGLGTSAIFGNGLSTSAGFGGGLISSNGFGDGLGTNAGFNSILGTSAGFSGGLSISDGFRAGPNNIFNGGPSTIIGLGSGSNTSTGFIGEPCTSTSFSGGPSSIIGFSSGPSTGAGFSSGPRNGAGFGGGATSLGACSFSYG from the exons ATGGATAGGAGAAATGACTGCGGTTATAAGATGCTCCCATTCCAG GCCCTGGCAGATGACTACCTGGCCCAGTTGAGTCTGGAGCCTACAACCAGGACCCGGGGCAAGACGAACCGAAAG GCAAATAAGTTGGTGAAATACCTGTTGGTTAAGGACCAGACAAAGATCCCCATCAAGCGCTCAG ACATGCTGAAGGATGTCATCCAAGAATATGATGAATATTTCCCAGAGATCATTGAACGAGCAAGCTACACTCTGGAGAAG GACCAAGGACACACCCAAACTAGGTCTTCTCATGGTGATTCTGTCATTTTTATGAATGGCAACAAGGCCAGTGAGG CTGTCATCTGGGAGGTGCTGCGCAAGCTGGGGCTGCGCCCTGG GGTGAGGCACTCGCTCTTTGGGGAAGTAAGGAAGCTCATCACAGACGAGTTTGTGAAGCAGAA GTACCTGGAGTACAAGAGGGTCCCTAACAACAGACCACCTGAATATGAGTTCTTCTGGGGTTTGCGCTCCTACCATGAGACTAGCAAGATGAAAGTCCTCAAGTTTGCATGCAAG GTGCAAAAGAAAGACCCCAAGGACTGGGCTGCTCAGTACCAGAAGGCAGTGGAGATGGAAGTCCAAGCTGCAGCTGTGGCTGCGGCTGAGGCTGAGGCAAGGGCTGAGGCAAGAGCCCAAATGGGGATTGGAGAGGAAGCTGTGGCTGGGCCCTGGAATTGGGATGACATGGATATCGACTGCCTAACAAGGGAAGAGTTAGGCGATGATGCTCAGTCCTGGAAcagattttcatttgaaattgAGACCAGAGCCCAAGAAAATGCAGAAGCCAGCACCAACATCGACTTCAGCAGAGGAGCTAGCAGGGCTACCTTCAGCGATAGTGCTAGTATTAGCTTCAGTGGTGCGCCCAGCCCCGGTGGTGGATTTGGTGGCAGAGCTGGCATTAGCTTTGGTGGCACACCCAGGACCAGTGCCAGCTTCAGCAGTACAGCCAGCATTTGCTTTAGTGGCATTCCCAGCACTAGCACTAGTTTTAGTGGTGCAGCCAGCATTAGCTTCAGTGGTGCAGCTAGCACCAGCTCTAGTTTCAACAGTGAAGCCTGCATTAGCTTTGGTGGCACACCTTGTACCAGTGCCAGCTTTGGTGGTGGGGTCAGCTCCAGTTTCAGTGTCCCACTCAGCAGTAGTTCCAGTTTCAGTGGTGGAGCCAGCTCTGGCTTTGGAGGCACACTCAGCACCACTGCTGGCTTCAGTGGTACACTCATTACCAGTAGCAGCTTTGGCAGTATACCCAGAACCAGCACAGTCTTTAGTGGGGCACTTAGCACCAGCGCTGGATTTGGTGGCACAGTGAGCACTAGTGTCTGCTTTGGTGGCTCTCCCAGCTCTGGTGCAAGCTTTGGTGGCACACTTAATACCAGTATCTGCTTTGGCAGCTCTCCTAGCACCACCACTGGTTTTGATGGAATGCTCAGCACCAGTGTCTCCTTTGGTGGCTCTTCCAGCACCAGCGCTGACTTTGGTGGTACACTAAGCACCAGCATCAGCTTTGGTGGCTCCCCCAGCACTGGTGCCAGCTTTGGTGGTGCATTCAGCACTAGTGTTGGCTTTGGTGGTGCACTCAACACCAGTGCTAGTTTTAACAGTGCTGTCAGCACTAGTGCCAGCTTCAGCAGTGCACCCAGCACCATCTCTGGCTTTGGCAGTGTGTTCAGCACCAGTGCTGACTTCAGTGGGGCACTTAGCACCACTACAGACTTTGGCATTGCCCCCAGTACCACCAATGGCTTTGGTGGAGTTCCCAGCACCAGCCTCTCCTTTGGCAGTGTGTCTAACACCAATCTATGCTTTGGTGGCCCTCCTAGCACTAGCACCTGCTTTAGTGGTGCTACCAGTGCTAGTTTTGGTGATGGATCCAGTACCACTGCTGGTTTCATCTTTGGCAATGGGTTAAGCACCAGTGCTGGATTTAGTGGTGGACTGAGCACCAGTGCTGTCTTCGGTAGTGGACTAGGAACTAGTGCTATCTTCGGTAATGGACTGAGCACCAGTGCTGGCTTTGGTGGTGGACTGATCTCAAGCAATGGCTTTGGTGATGGACTGGGCACCAATGCTGGTTTTAACAGCATACTTGGCACAAGTGCTGGCTTTAGTGGTGGCCTCAGCATCAGTGATGGCTTTCGTGCTGGGCCTAATAACATCTTCAACGGAGGACCAAGTACCATCATTGGCCTTGGCAGTGGTTCCAACACCAGCACTGGCTTTATTGGCGAACCCTGCACCAGCACCAGCTTCAGTGGTGGACCCAGTTCTATCATTGGCTTCAGCAGTGGACCAAGCACAGGTGCTGGCTTCAGCAGTGGACCAAGAAATGGTGCTGGCTTTGGTGGTGGAGCCACCAGCCTTGGTGCCTGTAGCTTCTCCTATGGCTAG
- the LOC113248668 gene encoding trophinin-like isoform X4, which translates to MDRRNDCGYKMLPFQTQVAAAVQALADDYLAQLSLEPTTRTRGKTNRKANKLVKYLLVKDQTKIPIKRSDMLKDVIQEYDEYFPEIIERASYTLEKDQGHTQTRSSHGDSVIFMNGNKASEAVIWEVLRKLGLRPGVRHSLFGEVRKLITDEFVKQKYLEYKRVPNNRPPEYEFFWGLRSYHETSKMKVLKFACKVQKKDPKDWAAQYQKAVEMEVQAAAVAAAEAEARAEARAQMGIGEEAVAGPWNWDDMDIDCLTREELGDDAQSWNRFSFEIETRAQENAEASTNIDFSRGASRATFSDSASISFSGAPSPGGGFGGRAGISFGGTPRTSASFSSTASICFSGIPSTSTSFSGAASISFSGAASTSSSFNSEACISFGGTPCTSASFGGGVSSSFSVPLSSSSSFSGGASSGFGGTLSTTAGFSGTLITSSSFGSIPRTSTVFSGALSTSAGFGGTVSTSVCFGGSPSSGASFGGTLNTSICFGSSPSTTTGFDGMLSTSVSFGGSSSTSADFGGTLSTSISFGGSPSTGASFGGAFSTSVGFGGALNTSASFNSAVSTSASFSSAPSTISGFGSVFSTSADFSGALSTTTDFGIAPSTTNGFGGVPSTSLSFGSVSNTNLCFGGPPSTSTCFSGATSASFGDGSSTTAGFIFGNGLSTSAGFSGGLSTSAVFGSGLGTSAIFGNGLSTSAGFGGGLISSNGFGDGLGTNAGFNSILGTSAGFSGGLSISDGFRAGPNNIFNGGPSTIIGLGSGSNTSTGFIGEPCTSTSFSGGPSSIIGFSSGPSTGAGFSSGPRNGAGFGGGATSLGACSFSYG; encoded by the exons ATGGATAGGAGAAATGACTGCGGTTATAAGATGCTCCCATTCCAG ACTCAGGTTGCTGCTGCTGTCCAGGCCCTGGCAGATGACTACCTGGCCCAGTTGAGTCTGGAGCCTACAACCAGGACCCGGGGCAAGACGAACCGAAAG GCAAATAAGTTGGTGAAATACCTGTTGGTTAAGGACCAGACAAAGATCCCCATCAAGCGCTCAG ACATGCTGAAGGATGTCATCCAAGAATATGATGAATATTTCCCAGAGATCATTGAACGAGCAAGCTACACTCTGGAGAAG GACCAAGGACACACCCAAACTAGGTCTTCTCATGGTGATTCTGTCATTTTTATGAATGGCAACAAGGCCAGTGAGG CTGTCATCTGGGAGGTGCTGCGCAAGCTGGGGCTGCGCCCTGG GGTGAGGCACTCGCTCTTTGGGGAAGTAAGGAAGCTCATCACAGACGAGTTTGTGAAGCAGAA GTACCTGGAGTACAAGAGGGTCCCTAACAACAGACCACCTGAATATGAGTTCTTCTGGGGTTTGCGCTCCTACCATGAGACTAGCAAGATGAAAGTCCTCAAGTTTGCATGCAAG GTGCAAAAGAAAGACCCCAAGGACTGGGCTGCTCAGTACCAGAAGGCAGTGGAGATGGAAGTCCAAGCTGCAGCTGTGGCTGCGGCTGAGGCTGAGGCAAGGGCTGAGGCAAGAGCCCAAATGGGGATTGGAGAGGAAGCTGTGGCTGGGCCCTGGAATTGGGATGACATGGATATCGACTGCCTAACAAGGGAAGAGTTAGGCGATGATGCTCAGTCCTGGAAcagattttcatttgaaattgAGACCAGAGCCCAAGAAAATGCAGAAGCCAGCACCAACATCGACTTCAGCAGAGGAGCTAGCAGGGCTACCTTCAGCGATAGTGCTAGTATTAGCTTCAGTGGTGCGCCCAGCCCCGGTGGTGGATTTGGTGGCAGAGCTGGCATTAGCTTTGGTGGCACACCCAGGACCAGTGCCAGCTTCAGCAGTACAGCCAGCATTTGCTTTAGTGGCATTCCCAGCACTAGCACTAGTTTTAGTGGTGCAGCCAGCATTAGCTTCAGTGGTGCAGCTAGCACCAGCTCTAGTTTCAACAGTGAAGCCTGCATTAGCTTTGGTGGCACACCTTGTACCAGTGCCAGCTTTGGTGGTGGGGTCAGCTCCAGTTTCAGTGTCCCACTCAGCAGTAGTTCCAGTTTCAGTGGTGGAGCCAGCTCTGGCTTTGGAGGCACACTCAGCACCACTGCTGGCTTCAGTGGTACACTCATTACCAGTAGCAGCTTTGGCAGTATACCCAGAACCAGCACAGTCTTTAGTGGGGCACTTAGCACCAGCGCTGGATTTGGTGGCACAGTGAGCACTAGTGTCTGCTTTGGTGGCTCTCCCAGCTCTGGTGCAAGCTTTGGTGGCACACTTAATACCAGTATCTGCTTTGGCAGCTCTCCTAGCACCACCACTGGTTTTGATGGAATGCTCAGCACCAGTGTCTCCTTTGGTGGCTCTTCCAGCACCAGCGCTGACTTTGGTGGTACACTAAGCACCAGCATCAGCTTTGGTGGCTCCCCCAGCACTGGTGCCAGCTTTGGTGGTGCATTCAGCACTAGTGTTGGCTTTGGTGGTGCACTCAACACCAGTGCTAGTTTTAACAGTGCTGTCAGCACTAGTGCCAGCTTCAGCAGTGCACCCAGCACCATCTCTGGCTTTGGCAGTGTGTTCAGCACCAGTGCTGACTTCAGTGGGGCACTTAGCACCACTACAGACTTTGGCATTGCCCCCAGTACCACCAATGGCTTTGGTGGAGTTCCCAGCACCAGCCTCTCCTTTGGCAGTGTGTCTAACACCAATCTATGCTTTGGTGGCCCTCCTAGCACTAGCACCTGCTTTAGTGGTGCTACCAGTGCTAGTTTTGGTGATGGATCCAGTACCACTGCTGGTTTCATCTTTGGCAATGGGTTAAGCACCAGTGCTGGATTTAGTGGTGGACTGAGCACCAGTGCTGTCTTCGGTAGTGGACTAGGAACTAGTGCTATCTTCGGTAATGGACTGAGCACCAGTGCTGGCTTTGGTGGTGGACTGATCTCAAGCAATGGCTTTGGTGATGGACTGGGCACCAATGCTGGTTTTAACAGCATACTTGGCACAAGTGCTGGCTTTAGTGGTGGCCTCAGCATCAGTGATGGCTTTCGTGCTGGGCCTAATAACATCTTCAACGGAGGACCAAGTACCATCATTGGCCTTGGCAGTGGTTCCAACACCAGCACTGGCTTTATTGGCGAACCCTGCACCAGCACCAGCTTCAGTGGTGGACCCAGTTCTATCATTGGCTTCAGCAGTGGACCAAGCACAGGTGCTGGCTTCAGCAGTGGACCAAGAAATGGTGCTGGCTTTGGTGGTGGAGCCACCAGCCTTGGTGCCTGTAGCTTCTCCTATGGCTAG